Proteins from one Panicum virgatum strain AP13 chromosome 7K, P.virgatum_v5, whole genome shotgun sequence genomic window:
- the LOC120639704 gene encoding succinate dehydrogenase subunit 3-1, mitochondrial-like, with the protein MDKYNNNTRFAPLRDAPFSLRGAIGGSNSNLEQARGYTSLPLAALQPNVSAPGSRAMRTSRPMAAPVANRPLSPHLPLKKPQFSATFSISHRIFGVALGVAIISVPLATKFSLMFGV; encoded by the exons ATGGACAAGTATAACAACAACACTCGGTTTGCACCCTTGAGAGATGCTCCATTTTCTCTCCGTG GTGCTATTGGTGGCTCGAACTCAAATCTTGAGCAAGCCAGAGGCTACACATCTTTGCCTCTAGCAGCCCTGCAACCAAATGTGTCTGCACCTGGAAGCCGAGCCATGCGCACAAGCCGCCCCATGGCAGCTCCTGTTGCAAACCGCCCATTGTCACCCCACCTCCCGCTGAAGAAGCCACAGTTCAGTGCTACGTTCTCAATCTCGCACCGTATTTTCGGTGTCGCGTTGGGAGTTGCCATCATATCCGTCCCTCTTGCCACCAAGTTCAGCCTGATGTTTGGTGTTTGA
- the LOC120639703 gene encoding protein AAR2 homolog isoform X2 translates to MASGGGGAAARMDPEAATELVRKGSTLLLLDVPQRTLFGIDTQVFSVGPKFKGMKMVPPGPHFVYYCSSSRSGNEFAPTVGFFLITQPSEVIVRKWDAQEERLIKLSEEEEIRYSEAVRRFEFDDQLGPYNLDSYGDWKQLSSYLSQSAIERLEPIGGEITIALESSWMDKAPQSDMERRLMEQLRESKFTKTAPVQAEQRGCYYTSIPASVKHKNVSGGDLTALNLDKTSLLESVLAKNYQGQEDLLLGELQFAFIAFMMGQSLEAFMQWKALVSLLLSCSEAPLHTRTNLFVKFLRTFYYQLKHGFQRTQDSRNDDVSNSLFLDEAWFSRDIFLYRLSKDFFTVVFEAPVVDGDLLSWARKLKTLLETTFGWDLEDNAMNLIDEDDEFAPVVVEMDGS, encoded by the exons atggcgagcggcggcggcggcgctgcggcgcggATGGACCcggaggcggcgacggagcTGGTGCGAAAGGGCTCCACGCTCCTCCTGCTCGACGTCCCTCAGCGCACGCTCTTCGGAATCGATACGCAG GTGTTCTCTGTCGGGCCCAAGTTCAAAGGGATGAAGATGGTGCCTCCGGGGCCCCATTTCGTCTACTACTGCTCCTCCAGCAG GAGTGGGAATGAGTTTGCGCCTACTGTCGGTTTCTTTCTTATTACTCAACCATCTGAG GTGATTGTTCGAAAGTGGGATGCACAAGAGGAGAGGTTAATCAAATTGTCAGAAGAGGAG GAAATCAGATACTCTGAAGCAGTAAGGCGCTTTGAGTTTGATGATCAGCTTGGACCATACAATTTGGATTCTTACGGAGATTGGAAACAACTTTCAAGCTACTTGTCACAGAGTGCCATTGAGCGTCTTG AACCAATTGGAGGGGAAATTACAATTGCGTTGGAGTCATCATGGATGGATAAAGCTCCCCAAAGTGACATGGAGAGACGCTTGATGGAACAATTGAGAGAGAGCAAGTTTACAAAAACCGCTCCTGTGCAGGCTGAGCAGAGAGGATGCTACTACACAAGTATCCCTGCCTCAGTTAAGCATAAGAACGTCTCCGGTGGTGACTTGACAGCACTGAACTTGGACAAA ACAAGCTTGCTGGAAAGTGTTTTGGCCAAAAATTATCAAGGCCAAGAAGATTTACTCTTGGGGGAGTTGCAGTTCGCTTTCATAGCTTTTATG ATGGGCCAATCGCTGGAGGCTTTCATGCAGTGGAAAGCATTAGTCAGTCTTCTCTTGAGCTGTAGTGAAGCT CCTCTTCATACAAGGACTAACCTGTTTGTAAAG TTTCTTAGGACATTTTACTATCAGCTCAAGCATGGGTTTCAACGTACCCAAGATTCCAGAAATGATGATGTGAGCAACTCTCTGTTTTTGGATGAAGCATGGTTTTCAAGAGACATATTCCTGTACCGTCTTTCCAAG GATTTCTTTACAGTAGTATTTGAAGCCCCTGTCGTGGATGGAGACCTTCTATCATGG GCTAGAAAACTAAAAACACTTCTGGAGACTACATTTGGATGGGATCTCGAGGACAATGCAATGAACCtcattgatgaagatgatgag TTTGCTCCTGTGGTTGTGGAAATGGATGGGTCGTAG
- the LOC120639703 gene encoding protein AAR2 homolog isoform X1 gives MASGGGGAAARMDPEAATELVRKGSTLLLLDVPQRTLFGIDTQVFSVGPKFKGMKMVPPGPHFVYYCSSSRSGNEFAPTVGFFLITQPSEVIVRKWDAQEERLIKLSEEEEIRYSEAVRRFEFDDQLGPYNLDSYGDWKQLSSYLSQSAIERLEPIGGEITIALESSWMDKAPQSDMERRLMEQLRESKFTKTAPVQAEQRGCYYTSIPASVKHKNVSGGDLTALNLDKTSLLESVLAKNYQGQEDLLLGELQFAFIAFMMGQSLEAFMQWKALVSLLLSCSEAPLHTRTNLFVKFLRTFYYQLKHGFQRTQDSRNDDVSNSLFLDEAWFSRDIFLYRLSKDFFTVVFEAPVVDGDLLSWARKLKTLLETTFGWDLEDNAMNLIDEDDEECLACVYAKVLTL, from the exons atggcgagcggcggcggcggcgctgcggcgcggATGGACCcggaggcggcgacggagcTGGTGCGAAAGGGCTCCACGCTCCTCCTGCTCGACGTCCCTCAGCGCACGCTCTTCGGAATCGATACGCAG GTGTTCTCTGTCGGGCCCAAGTTCAAAGGGATGAAGATGGTGCCTCCGGGGCCCCATTTCGTCTACTACTGCTCCTCCAGCAG GAGTGGGAATGAGTTTGCGCCTACTGTCGGTTTCTTTCTTATTACTCAACCATCTGAG GTGATTGTTCGAAAGTGGGATGCACAAGAGGAGAGGTTAATCAAATTGTCAGAAGAGGAG GAAATCAGATACTCTGAAGCAGTAAGGCGCTTTGAGTTTGATGATCAGCTTGGACCATACAATTTGGATTCTTACGGAGATTGGAAACAACTTTCAAGCTACTTGTCACAGAGTGCCATTGAGCGTCTTG AACCAATTGGAGGGGAAATTACAATTGCGTTGGAGTCATCATGGATGGATAAAGCTCCCCAAAGTGACATGGAGAGACGCTTGATGGAACAATTGAGAGAGAGCAAGTTTACAAAAACCGCTCCTGTGCAGGCTGAGCAGAGAGGATGCTACTACACAAGTATCCCTGCCTCAGTTAAGCATAAGAACGTCTCCGGTGGTGACTTGACAGCACTGAACTTGGACAAA ACAAGCTTGCTGGAAAGTGTTTTGGCCAAAAATTATCAAGGCCAAGAAGATTTACTCTTGGGGGAGTTGCAGTTCGCTTTCATAGCTTTTATG ATGGGCCAATCGCTGGAGGCTTTCATGCAGTGGAAAGCATTAGTCAGTCTTCTCTTGAGCTGTAGTGAAGCT CCTCTTCATACAAGGACTAACCTGTTTGTAAAG TTTCTTAGGACATTTTACTATCAGCTCAAGCATGGGTTTCAACGTACCCAAGATTCCAGAAATGATGATGTGAGCAACTCTCTGTTTTTGGATGAAGCATGGTTTTCAAGAGACATATTCCTGTACCGTCTTTCCAAG GATTTCTTTACAGTAGTATTTGAAGCCCCTGTCGTGGATGGAGACCTTCTATCATGG GCTAGAAAACTAAAAACACTTCTGGAGACTACATTTGGATGGGATCTCGAGGACAATGCAATGAACCtcattgatgaagatgatgag GAGTGTCTGGCCTGTGTATATGCGAAAGTTTTGACTCTATAG